Part of the Bacteroidota bacterium genome, AGCAAATTATTTTTGAGCAAAGCAGAAATGTTCTTATATTTGACAAAAATTTAATTGGTGGTTAGGGTTATTAGACAGACTGTTGTTATGCACAAGGTTAAGACCTAATAAACATGAAAACAACATTATGATATGTCAGTATTTTTTTGTAAATTTGTAATATGAAAAAACTGCGACTATATCTAGATACTTCTGTTTTTGGTGGTTATTTTGATACTGAATTTGAACAATATACAAAACCCTTATTTGAACGAATTAGTAATGATGAATTTATCGTATTATTTTCGACTATTACACAAAACGAATTAGAAAATGCACCTGAAAAAGTTAAAAAATTAGTAGAAGGATTAAAAGTCGAGCAAACTGAATTTCTTCAAGAAACTGACGAAGCGGTTGATTTGGCAACGTCATACATTGATGGAAAAGTAATTGGAATGACAAGCTATGCAGATTGTCTTCACATTGCATTAGCAACAATTAGTAGGGCAGACTTATTGATAAGTTGGAATTTTAAACACATTGTTAATATTGAGAGAATACTTGGATACAATTCAGTTAATCTAAAAAATGGATATAAAATATTAGAAATACGTTCACCAAGAGATTTAGGAAGTTATGAAAAATGATAAAAAAAATAAAAAGAAATTTAATGCTGTTCAATTTATGCGTGAGCAAAGAGATATATTAAGCGAAAAATTATCTCAAATGACTAAGAATGAAATTGTTGAATATTTCAAAATGAAAAGATTAGAAAAAGGCATTAGACCCAGTGCATAACACCTAAGCATATAAAAACCCATAGTGCATGGCCACCTATGGTTTTTATGTGCGTTGTTGAGTCTGCCTGCCAAGGCTCAACAGGCGGGCGAAACCAAAAGTTACACACTGCTTATATGTAATTTTAATAAATGATGAACTTTGAGTAAAGTTAAATTTTAAAGTAATATTTCTAATTTATGTCATGCTAAGTATCCATTATTGTGATGAACCATAAAAATGAACCTAAAAAAGTAATTATTTTTGAGCAAAGCAGAAATGTTCTTATATTTGACAAAAATTTAATCGGTTAGGGTTATTAGACAGACTGCCGTTGG contains:
- a CDS encoding PIN domain-containing protein, with translation MKKLRLYLDTSVFGGYFDTEFEQYTKPLFERISNDEFIVLFSTITQNELENAPEKVKKLVEGLKVEQTEFLQETDEAVDLATSYIDGKVIGMTSYADCLHIALATISRADLLISWNFKHIVNIERILGYNSVNLKNGYKILEIRSPRDLGSYEK